A part of Lacinutrix sp. 5H-3-7-4 genomic DNA contains:
- a CDS encoding Crp/Fnr family transcriptional regulator: MKPYYKESFDYINSFSPISESVFEKMYDATTYKVVTKGTKLLNLGNISQKIYLITNGVVRSYVVFDDGKEVTKSLFDSIMFFASFNSLLNKKPSDTIYETITDCHIFEIDFGFFKRLCLENVSVLQFYSKFLEYLILEKEKTFLDITTKNAKERYLKLRDRIPNIDKIMPQYEIASCLGITPVQLSRIRSKLNAANNEL; the protein is encoded by the coding sequence ATGAAACCATACTATAAAGAGAGTTTTGATTATATAAACTCTTTCTCCCCAATTTCGGAATCTGTATTTGAAAAAATGTATGATGCGACTACATATAAAGTAGTAACAAAAGGTACCAAATTATTAAATTTAGGTAATATTTCTCAAAAAATATACCTTATAACTAATGGTGTTGTTAGATCTTACGTTGTGTTTGATGATGGTAAAGAGGTAACAAAATCTTTATTTGATTCGATAATGTTTTTTGCATCTTTCAATTCTTTGCTAAATAAAAAACCTTCAGATACAATTTATGAGACAATAACAGATTGTCATATTTTTGAAATTGATTTTGGTTTCTTTAAAAGATTATGTTTAGAAAATGTTTCGGTTTTACAATTCTACAGTAAATTTTTAGAATATTTAATTTTAGAAAAAGAGAAAACTTTTCTTGATATAACTACTAAAAATGCTAAAGAGCGTTACTTAAAATTAAGAGATCGTATTCCTAACATAGATAAAATTATGCCACAATATGAAATTGCTTCTTGTCTTGGTATAACTCCTGTGCAATTAAGTAGAATTAGGTCTAAATTAAATGCTGCAAATAATGAGCTTTAA
- the hutI gene encoding imidazolonepropionase encodes MSTLIINIKELLQVRETNIEKVSGEEMKTLPSIKNAFVFIIDDTIVDFGPMENCKGINADKTINAQNKMVLPTWCDSHSHIVYAGNREQEFVDRINGLSYEDIAKRGGGILNSAETLKNTSEDALYKQSIDRVNKIIKLGTGALEIKSGYGLSTEAEIKMLRVIKRIKQDTPIKIKATFLGAHAVPKIYKENKQDYLNLIINDMLPKVAKENLADYVDVFCEKGYFSLDDTAQILNAAKQYHLRSKIHVNQFNAFGGVALAVKHNALSVDHLEELNNEDIDALRNSNTMPVALPSCSYFLSIPYTPGRKIIDAGLPLALATDYNPGSTPSGNMNFVVSTACIKMKLTPEEAINAATINGAYAMGIANNYGSITKGKKANLIITKPVPSYNYLPYSFGENNIDQVLINGELI; translated from the coding sequence ATGTCTACATTAATAATAAATATTAAAGAACTTTTACAAGTAAGAGAAACCAATATAGAAAAAGTATCTGGAGAAGAAATGAAAACGCTTCCTAGTATAAAAAATGCATTTGTTTTTATTATTGACGATACAATTGTAGATTTTGGACCAATGGAAAACTGTAAGGGTATTAATGCAGATAAAACTATTAACGCCCAAAATAAAATGGTATTACCAACTTGGTGCGACTCTCATTCACATATTGTTTATGCTGGGAATCGTGAACAAGAATTTGTAGATAGAATTAATGGATTAAGTTACGAAGACATTGCAAAACGTGGTGGCGGTATTTTAAATAGTGCTGAAACACTTAAAAACACCTCAGAAGATGCACTATATAAACAATCCATAGATAGAGTAAATAAAATAATAAAATTAGGTACTGGTGCTTTAGAAATAAAATCTGGTTACGGCCTATCCACAGAGGCCGAAATTAAAATGCTACGTGTTATTAAAAGAATAAAGCAAGACACTCCTATTAAAATAAAAGCTACATTTTTAGGCGCACATGCTGTACCTAAAATTTATAAAGAAAATAAACAAGATTATTTAAATTTAATAATTAATGATATGCTACCTAAAGTAGCTAAAGAAAATCTTGCAGATTATGTTGATGTGTTTTGTGAAAAAGGCTATTTCTCTTTAGATGACACCGCACAAATTCTTAATGCTGCTAAGCAGTATCATCTACGTTCTAAAATTCATGTTAACCAATTTAATGCTTTTGGCGGTGTTGCTTTAGCTGTAAAACATAATGCTTTAAGTGTAGACCATTTAGAAGAGCTAAATAACGAAGATATCGATGCTTTAAGAAACAGTAATACAATGCCTGTAGCTTTACCTTCTTGTTCTTATTTTTTAAGTATACCGTATACTCCTGGACGAAAAATAATTGATGCAGGCTTACCATTAGCACTAGCTACAGATTATAATCCTGGTTCTACTCCATCTGGAAACATGAATTTTGTGGTTAGTACGGCATGTATAAAAATGAAGCTTACTCCAGAAGAAGCTATTAATGCTGCAACAATAAATGGAGCTTACGCTATGGGAATTGCCAACAATTATGGAAGCATTACAAAAGGGAAAAAAGCTAACTTAATTATTACTAAACCAGTACCTAGTTATAATTATTTACCGTACTCTTTTGGTGAAAATAATATAGATCAAGTATTAATAAATGGAGAGTTAATTTAA